TTTTTGATTTCAATCTCTGGTTCCAAGAGGCCGGTGGGGCGGATGAGCTGCTCCACAATATATTCCTGGCCACCCTCCTTAATGGCGAGATCCTGTTCAAACTCTCCCGGGGTGGCAGAAACATGGATTCTCTGTTTTGTTTTGCCAAAGAATTCCTTGAAGTTTAAAGGCCGATTATCCACCGCAGAAGGAAGGCGAAACCCAAAGTTAATCAACGATTCTTTTCTTGCCCTGTCTCCCACCGACATGGCGCGCAGTTGGGACAGAGTAAGATGGCTTTCGTCTAAAAATACAAGGAAGTCATCTGCGAAGTAATCGAGCAAGGTGAAAGGAGGCTCTCCCGGGGCGCGAAACTCCATGTGCCGAGAGTAGTTCTCAATGCCGTGGCAGTACCCGGTTTCCTCAATCATTTCCAGGTCATAGTTTGTCCGTTGCTCCAAACGTTGTGCTTCTAGGAGCTTGTTTTGTTTTTTTAGTTCGGCCAACCTGTCTTGCAGCTCTTTTCTAATATTCTGCATTGCAATCTTGAGCTTGTCTTCTGAAGTAATCCAGAACTTTGCAGGATAGAGCTGGTAGGTTCCCTCCCACGCTTGGTATACTGGATTGAGATGGTCTTCGGCGGTTACAATACTCTCTATGGTGTCGCCGCCAAACTCCACCTTGAGGACTTCTTTTCCTGTAACCAAGAAAACTTCAACAACTGGGCCACGGACCCGGAACTTGCCTGGGGTAAAGTCAATATCGTTTCTCTCATACTGTAGGGTTGTTAAAGCAAAGAGAAACTCTTTTCTTTTGAACCTTTGCCCCTGCGCAATGCCCAAGGAAACTTTTTGGTATTCTTCTGGGTTTCCAATGTTGTAGATGCAAGAGACCGAGGCCACTACGATAGAGTCGCGGCGACCCAAGAGATCCTGTACTGTCTCGTGTCGCATGCGATCTAGGGTTTCGTTAATCTGTGCGTCTTTTTCAATGTAGGTGTCGGTCTGGGGGATATATGCCTCGGGCTGGTAATAGTCATAGTAGGAAACAAAGTAATGGACTGCATTGTTGGGGAAGAACTCTTTGAATTC
The Patescibacteria group bacterium DNA segment above includes these coding regions:
- the uvrB gene encoding excinuclease ABC subunit UvrB; its protein translation is MQQFNLQSTFRPTGDQPQAIAKLAKNLKSGAKNQVLLGVTGSGKTFTMSNVIAKTKRPALIISPNKTLAAQLYQEFKEFFPNNAVHYFVSYYDYYQPEAYIPQTDTYIEKDAQINETLDRMRHETVQDLLGRRDSIVVASVSCIYNIGNPEEYQKVSLGIAQGQRFKRKEFLFALTTLQYERNDIDFTPGKFRVRGPVVEVFLVTGKEVLKVEFGGDTIESIVTAEDHLNPVYQAWEGTYQLYPAKFWITSEDKLKIAMQNIRKELQDRLAELKKQNKLLEAQRLEQRTNYDLEMIEETGYCHGIENYSRHMEFRAPGEPPFTLLDYFADDFLVFLDESHLTLSQLRAMSVGDRARKESLINFGFRLPSAVDNRPLNFKEFFGKTKQRIHVSATPGEFEQDLAIKEGGQEYIVEQLIRPTGLLEPEIEIKKTKNQLKDLTKELKELKAKGQRALVITLTKRLAEEIASFLAEQGLKIQWLHSEVKTLERPAFLQSLRKGELDAIVGINLLREGLDLPEVALVAILDADKEGFLRNETTLIQTMGRAARHQEGRVILYADKTTLSMKNAIQEVKRRRAIQEKYNKEHAITPLPIVKEIRDWKIGQKEKEVAAEFAGLDDPQLLKKEMKIAAGNLDFERAAEIRDLIKERKDATL